One Drosophila subobscura isolate 14011-0131.10 chromosome U, UCBerk_Dsub_1.0, whole genome shotgun sequence DNA window includes the following coding sequences:
- the LOC117901961 gene encoding SUMO-conjugating enzyme UBC9-B, with translation MSGIAITRLGEERKAWRKDHPYGFVARPAKNPDGTLNLMIWECAIPGKKSTPWEGGLYKLRMIFKDDYPTSPPKCKFEPPLFHPNVYPSGTVCLSLLDEEKDWRPAITIKQILLGIQDLLNEPNIKDPAQAEAYTIYCQNRLEYEKRVRAQARAMAATE, from the coding sequence ATGTCTGGCATTGCCATAACAAGATTGGGCGAGGAGCGCAAGGCCTGGCGGAAGGACCATCCGTACGGATTTGTTGCACGTCCCGCCAAGAATCCCGATGGCACCCTCAACCTGATGATTTGGGAGTGCGCCATTCCCGGCAAGAAGTCCACCCCATGGGAGGGTGGCCTCTACAAACTCCGCATGATTTTCAAGGATGACTATCCGACCTCTCCGCCGAAATGCAAATTCGAGCCCCCGCTCTTCCACCCAAATGTGTACCCGTCGGGCActgtctgcctgtcgctgCTGGACGAGGAGAAGGACTGGCGTCCGGCCATCACCATTAAGCAAATTCTGTTGGGCATCCAAGATCTGCTTAATGAGCCGAACATCAAGGATCCGGCACAGGCCGAGGCATACACCATTTACTGCCAGAATCGCCTGGAGTACGAGAAACGCGTGCGCGCACAGGCCCGTGCCATGGCCGCAACCGAGTAA